A stretch of the Chelonoidis abingdonii isolate Lonesome George chromosome 11, CheloAbing_2.0, whole genome shotgun sequence genome encodes the following:
- the CTDNEP1 gene encoding CTD nuclear envelope phosphatase 1 translates to MTARPALLSWQVIQYQTVRYDVLPLSPAARNRLNQVKRKVLVLDLDETLIHSHHDGVMRPTVRPGTPPDFILKVVIDKHPVRFFVHKRPHVDFFLEVVSQWYELVVFTASMEIYGSAVADKLDNNRSILKRRYYRQHCTLELGSYIKDLSVVHNDLSSVVILDNSPGAYRSHPGSQQMCGRC, encoded by the exons ATGACAGCCCGTCCCGCTCTGCTCTCGTGGCAGGTGATCCAGTACCAGACGGTGCGCTATGACgtgctccctctctccccagccgCACGCAACCGGCTCA ACCAGGTGAAGCGGAAGGTCCTGGTGCTGGACCTGGACGAGACGTTGATCCACTCCCACCACGATGGGGTGATGCGCCCCACGGTGCGGCCCGGGACCCCTCCCGACTTCATCCTCAAG GTTGTGATAGACAAACACCCCGTCCGCTTTTTTGTACATAAGAGGCCGCACGTGGATTTTTTCCTAGAAGTG gTGAGCCAGTGGTACGAGCTGGTGGTGTTCACGGCCAGCATGGAGATCTACGGCTCTGCGGTGGCCGACAAGCTGGACAACAACAGGAGTATCCTCAAGAGAAGGTATTACCGGCag cactgcacttTGGAGCTGGGCAGCTACATCAAGGATCTGTCGGTGGTGCACAACGACCTGTCGAGTGTCGTCATCCTGGACAACTCGCCGGGCGCCTACCGGAGCCATCCAG
- the ELP5 gene encoding elongator complex protein 5 produces the protein MLGELVAGAAGGLVLIQDTAECEGRSLLKTFVAASAHRGESVHVFGFEIPEEEFRAGFDPDVTVRLLYQDGFTDPLRWTGEAGGFGAEEFTALGVAGRLARGPAGPTTVVLDSLSWLLLRQPLPAVCQTLGQIPRAATSAGLRVTRILALLHEDLHPPGLVETLRSLARAVVGVGPAPEGMGSGGDAPHLASMLQRKGTGKVLKKEEYFTVLAGFTPKVLGEPTGSVSRDEDADPHSTVDPAANLTFNLRLSDTERRARDGMSLPFHFSAQK, from the exons atgCTGGGCGAGCTGGtggctggggcagcgggggggCTCGTGCTCATTCAGG ACACCGCTGAGTGCGAGGGCCGCAGCCTGCTCAAGACCTTTGTGGCAGCTTCGGCACACAG GGGGGAATCCGTCCACGTTTTCGGCTTTGAAATCCCCGAGGAAGAGTTCCGGGCCGGCTTTGACCCTGACGTGACCGTGCG GTTGCTCTATCAGGATGGCTTCACAGACCCCCTGCGCTGGACCGGGGAGGCCGGGGGCTTCGGGGCGGAGGAGTTCACAGCGCTGGGGGTGGCGGGGCGCCTGGCCCGGGGACCCGCGGGACCTACCACCGTCGTCCTGGACTCGCTCAGCTGGCTTCTGCTGCGCCAGCCTCTGCCCGCCGTCTGCCAGACGCTGGGACAGATCCCGAGGGCTGCTACCAGCGCAG gCCTGCGGGTGACAAGGATCCTGGCCTTGCTGCACGAAGACCTGCACCCCCCAGGTCTGGTGGAGACCCTCCGCTCCCTGGCCCGAGccgtggtgggggtggggccagcccccgaggggatggggagtgggggggacgCCCCCCATCTGGCCTCCATGCTGCAGCGTAAGGGGACCGGAAAGGTCCTTAAAAAG GAGGAATATTTCACGGTCCTGGCCGGCTTCACCCCAAAAGTCCTTGGGGAGCCCACGGGGAGCGTGTCCCGAGATGAGGACGCTGACCCCCACTCCACG GTGGACCCCGCCGCCAACCTAACCTTCAACCTGCGGCTGTCGGACACGGAGCGCCGGGCCCGGGACGGGATGTCACTGCCCTTCCACTTCAGCGCCCAAAAGTGA